A part of Streptomyces sp. NBC_00557 genomic DNA contains:
- the glnII gene encoding glutamine synthetase: MTFKAEYIWIDGTVPTAKLRSKTKVITGDFAGLESLPVWGFDGSSTNQAEGHSSDCVLKPVFTCPDPIRGGDDVLVLCEVLDTDLTPHPSNTRAALAEVAERFAAQEPVFGIEQEYTFFDGSRPLGFPEGGFPAPQGGYYCGVGADEIFGREIVEAHLDNCLKAGLGISGINAEVMPGQWEFQVGPLAPLEVSDQLWVARWLLYRTAEDFGVSATLDPKPVKGDWNGAGAHTNFSTKAMREGYDAIITACESLGEGSKPLDHVKNYGAGIDERLTGLHETAPWDKYSYGVSDRGASVRIPWQVEKDGKGYIEDRRPNANVDPYVVTRLLVDTCCTALEKAGQV, from the coding sequence GTGACCTTCAAGGCTGAGTACATCTGGATCGACGGCACCGTCCCTACGGCGAAGCTCCGTTCCAAGACGAAGGTCATCACGGGTGACTTCGCCGGCCTGGAGTCGCTGCCCGTCTGGGGCTTCGACGGCTCCTCCACCAACCAGGCCGAGGGCCACTCCTCGGACTGCGTGCTCAAGCCGGTCTTCACGTGCCCCGACCCGATCCGCGGCGGCGACGACGTCCTGGTGCTGTGCGAGGTCCTGGACACCGACCTGACCCCGCACCCGTCCAACACGCGGGCCGCGCTGGCCGAGGTGGCCGAGCGGTTCGCCGCGCAGGAGCCGGTCTTCGGCATCGAGCAGGAGTACACCTTCTTCGACGGCTCCCGGCCGCTGGGCTTCCCCGAGGGCGGCTTCCCGGCCCCGCAGGGCGGCTACTACTGCGGTGTCGGCGCCGACGAGATCTTCGGCCGCGAGATCGTCGAGGCCCACCTGGACAACTGCCTGAAGGCCGGTCTCGGCATCTCCGGCATCAACGCCGAGGTCATGCCGGGCCAGTGGGAGTTCCAGGTCGGCCCGCTCGCCCCGCTGGAGGTCTCCGACCAGCTGTGGGTGGCCCGCTGGCTGCTGTACCGCACCGCCGAGGACTTCGGCGTCTCGGCGACCCTGGACCCGAAGCCGGTCAAGGGCGACTGGAACGGCGCGGGGGCGCACACCAACTTCTCCACCAAGGCCATGCGCGAGGGCTACGACGCGATCATCACCGCGTGCGAGTCGCTCGGCGAGGGCTCCAAGCCGCTGGACCACGTCAAGAACTACGGCGCCGGCATCGACGAGCGCCTGACCGGCCTGCACGAGACCGCCCCGTGGGACAAGTACTCCTACGGCGTCTCCGACCGCGGCGCCTCGGTGCGCATCCCGTGGCAGGTCGAGAAGGACGGCAAGGGCTACATCGAGGACCGCCGCCCGAACGCCAACGTCGACCCGTACGTGGTGACCCGCCTGCTGGTGGACACCTGCTGCACCGCGCTGGAGAAGGCCGGCCAGGTCTGA
- a CDS encoding MarR family winged helix-turn-helix transcriptional regulator, producing the protein MEIVHLLRAAAVELGLHSARFAQANGMHPTDVRALISLMDARRAGEELTAGRLGALLGLNSAGTTALLDRLERAGHVRRERGAQDRRKVVVALEEAAVDLGWAFFGPLIERSTELLRGYDDHQRAAIRDFLDGVRQAAAEGAHTPSAGASPREPGGGRTR; encoded by the coding sequence ATGGAGATCGTCCACCTCCTGCGTGCCGCCGCCGTCGAACTCGGCCTGCACAGCGCTCGGTTCGCGCAGGCGAACGGCATGCACCCCACGGACGTACGGGCCCTGATCTCGCTCATGGACGCCCGGCGGGCCGGTGAGGAGCTGACCGCGGGGCGGCTCGGGGCGCTGCTCGGCCTCAACTCGGCGGGTACGACCGCCCTGCTCGACCGGCTGGAGCGGGCCGGTCATGTGCGCAGGGAGCGCGGCGCACAGGACCGGCGGAAGGTCGTCGTGGCGCTGGAGGAAGCCGCCGTGGACCTCGGATGGGCCTTCTTCGGGCCGCTCATCGAGCGCTCCACGGAGTTGCTGCGCGGCTACGACGACCACCAGCGTGCCGCGATCCGGGACTTCCTCGACGGGGTGCGGCAGGCCGCGGCGGAGGGCGCCCATACCCCGTCCGCCGGCGCCTCACCACGTGAGCCGGGAGGCGGAAGGACCAGGTAA
- a CDS encoding alpha/beta fold hydrolase, translating into MTGYDGRVFRAAYDELLAKWPGERQALTVATPFGDTRVNTCGPRDAPPLLLLPGGGGATSVSWYAQVAELARIRRVHAVDVVGAPGLSVPAGDRHPRTVADLTLWLDAVLDGLGVASADLGGHSYGGWIALHYALRAPARTRRLFLLDPTQSFAGFKAAYLLRALPMLLRPTPRRARAFLEWETSGAPLDPDWLALQEAAAGFPAAKPVTGPRPAPDALRTLDARVLLLVAANSRTHDAREVAARAQALLPHVETAVLPDVSHHALPHAAPEALARRLTAFLSGP; encoded by the coding sequence GTGACGGGATACGACGGCCGGGTCTTCCGGGCCGCATACGACGAGCTCCTGGCGAAATGGCCCGGCGAGCGGCAGGCGCTGACCGTCGCCACCCCCTTCGGCGACACCCGCGTCAACACCTGCGGCCCCCGCGACGCGCCCCCGCTGCTCCTGCTGCCGGGCGGCGGCGGGGCCACCTCCGTCTCCTGGTACGCCCAGGTCGCGGAACTGGCCCGGATACGCCGGGTGCACGCGGTCGACGTGGTCGGCGCCCCGGGCCTGAGCGTCCCGGCCGGCGACCGCCACCCCCGTACGGTCGCCGACCTGACGCTCTGGCTGGACGCGGTCCTGGACGGCCTGGGCGTCGCCTCGGCCGACCTGGGCGGCCACTCGTACGGCGGCTGGATCGCCCTCCACTACGCCCTGCGCGCCCCCGCCCGGACACGCCGCCTGTTCCTCCTGGACCCGACCCAGAGTTTCGCCGGGTTCAAGGCGGCGTATCTGCTGCGTGCCCTGCCGATGCTGCTGCGGCCCACGCCCCGCCGGGCCCGCGCCTTCCTGGAGTGGGAGACCTCGGGAGCACCCCTGGACCCTGACTGGCTCGCACTCCAGGAGGCTGCCGCCGGCTTCCCGGCCGCGAAGCCGGTGACCGGCCCGCGCCCGGCGCCGGACGCGCTGCGGACCCTGGACGCCCGGGTCCTGCTGCTCGTGGCCGCGAACAGCAGGACCCACGACGCCCGTGAGGTGGCTGCCAGGGCGCAGGCGCTGCTGCCGCACGTGGAGACGGCCGTCCTGCCGGACGTCTCGCATCACGCGCTGCCGCATGCCGCCCCCGAGGCCCTGGCCCGCCGCCTCACCGCTTTCCTGTCCGGTCCCTGA
- a CDS encoding SCO2195 family GlnR-regulated protein, whose product MQAAPVRATAIPSFTDALRAVESLLMSGGQRTARRNAWTSVLEDRRRAKDRVEVQRFLEQAAGRS is encoded by the coding sequence ATGCAGGCCGCGCCCGTACGCGCCACCGCCATCCCGTCCTTCACCGATGCTCTCCGCGCCGTCGAGTCCCTGCTCATGAGCGGCGGTCAGCGCACGGCCCGGCGCAACGCGTGGACCTCCGTACTGGAGGACCGCCGCCGGGCCAAGGACCGCGTCGAGGTCCAGCGCTTCCTGGAGCAGGCCGCCGGCCGCTCCTGA
- the htpX gene encoding zinc metalloprotease HtpX, translating into MQSRFRSDRRLTVRMGLTMFLLGLLYVAFIAALIALLRSWVLVVVVIGAMFVAQFWFSDRIAMFAMHGRVVEREEYPELHAVIDRLCAIADMPKPVVAVSNMDMPNAFATGRNPDHAVVCVTTGLLRRLEPAELEGVLAHELSHVAHKDVAVITIASFLGVLAGLIVRFAFYSQIFGGGRRDQNTAALFAMIMGVSAAVYALSFLLIRALSRYRELAADRAAAHLTGRPSALASALTKVTGDIARIPTKDLRTAQAFNAFYFTPAAGKEPGIERFFSTHPSLEQRLEQLARISAELGEAAAPGKAG; encoded by the coding sequence ATGCAGAGCCGCTTCCGGAGCGACCGACGGCTGACCGTGCGCATGGGGCTGACCATGTTCCTGCTCGGTCTGCTCTACGTCGCCTTCATCGCCGCGCTGATCGCGCTGCTGAGGTCGTGGGTGCTGGTCGTCGTGGTGATCGGCGCGATGTTCGTGGCGCAGTTCTGGTTCTCCGACCGGATCGCCATGTTCGCGATGCACGGCAGGGTCGTGGAGCGCGAGGAGTATCCCGAGCTGCACGCGGTGATCGACCGGCTGTGCGCGATCGCGGACATGCCCAAGCCGGTGGTCGCGGTGTCCAACATGGACATGCCCAACGCGTTCGCGACCGGCCGGAACCCCGACCACGCCGTGGTCTGCGTGACCACCGGGCTGCTGCGACGGCTGGAGCCGGCGGAGCTGGAGGGCGTGCTGGCGCACGAGCTGTCGCACGTGGCGCACAAGGACGTCGCCGTGATCACGATCGCGTCCTTCCTCGGTGTGCTCGCGGGCCTGATCGTGCGGTTCGCCTTCTACTCGCAGATCTTCGGCGGGGGCCGCCGGGACCAGAACACCGCCGCCCTCTTCGCCATGATCATGGGCGTCTCCGCCGCCGTGTACGCGCTCAGCTTCCTGCTGATCCGGGCGCTGTCCCGGTACCGGGAGCTGGCGGCGGACCGCGCGGCCGCGCATCTCACCGGACGCCCGTCGGCGCTCGCCTCCGCACTCACCAAGGTCACCGGGGACATCGCCCGGATCCCGACCAAGGACCTGCGCACCGCCCAGGCCTTCAACGCCTTCTACTTCACCCCGGCGGCCGGCAAGGAGCCCGGCATCGAGCGGTTCTTCTCCACGCACCCGAGCCTGGAGCAGCGGCTGGAGCAGCTCGCCCGCATCTCGGCGGAACTGGGCGAGGCCGCCGCCCCCGGGAAGGCGGGCTGA
- a CDS encoding ArsC/Spx/MgsR family protein, whose translation MEIWINPACSKCRSAISLLDAEGAEYTVRRYLEDVPSEDEIRAVLDRLDLEPWDITRAQEAEAKELGLKEWARDAATRDRWIAALARHPKLIQRPIITADDGTALVARSEDAVREALSRDKS comes from the coding sequence ATGGAAATCTGGATCAACCCGGCCTGCTCCAAGTGCCGCAGCGCCATCAGCCTGCTCGACGCCGAGGGCGCCGAGTACACCGTCCGCCGCTATCTGGAGGACGTGCCGAGCGAGGACGAGATCAGGGCCGTCCTCGACCGGCTGGACCTGGAGCCGTGGGACATCACCCGCGCCCAGGAGGCCGAGGCCAAGGAGCTGGGGCTCAAGGAGTGGGCGCGGGACGCCGCCACGCGGGACCGGTGGATCGCCGCCCTCGCCCGGCACCCGAAGCTCATCCAGCGGCCGATCATCACCGCCGACGACGGTACGGCCCTGGTGGCCCGCTCCGAGGACGCGGTGCGCGAGGCCCTGTCCCGCGACAAGAGCTGA
- the pspAB gene encoding PspA-associated protein PspAB has translation MGLLDILLGRTKPVAPDLDQLFALPSAAVTLEAAAGFRPTGTGAVCFATVEGAAFEQTHREVQALLDADTERSGPPVELRRDDYGYSWLVSERSPEQLPELVNDLHAVNSAMEVNGFGPQLLCSLAAFTDDGGRKLALVYLYKRGTFYPFAPLPGAAERRDNPLELQMKATLANDLRIEQDLGRWFPVWGAPGM, from the coding sequence TTGGGGCTGCTGGACATCCTGCTGGGCCGTACGAAACCGGTCGCGCCCGATCTCGACCAGCTCTTCGCGCTGCCCTCGGCGGCCGTGACCCTCGAGGCCGCGGCCGGTTTCCGGCCGACCGGGACCGGCGCCGTGTGCTTCGCCACCGTGGAGGGCGCGGCCTTCGAGCAGACCCACCGGGAGGTGCAGGCGCTGCTGGACGCGGACACCGAGCGCTCCGGCCCGCCGGTGGAGCTGCGCCGGGACGACTACGGCTACTCCTGGCTGGTGTCCGAGCGCAGCCCCGAGCAGCTGCCGGAGCTGGTCAACGACCTGCACGCGGTGAACAGCGCCATGGAGGTCAACGGCTTCGGCCCGCAGCTGCTGTGCTCGCTGGCCGCCTTCACGGACGACGGGGGCCGAAAGCTGGCGCTCGTCTACCTCTACAAGCGCGGGACCTTCTACCCCTTCGCGCCCCTGCCCGGGGCCGCCGAGCGGCGGGACAACCCGCTGGAGCTCCAGATGAAGGCGACCCTCGCGAACGATCTGCGTATCGAGCAGGACCTGGGCCGCTGGTTCCCGGTGTGGGGCGCCCCCGGTATGTGA
- a CDS encoding flavin reductase family protein — translation MTDAQDVMAAEVTPEEFRDAMARFPSGVVVVTARCEDGTPRGFTASSFCSVSLEPPLILVCLADAADSAAVFARCDHFAVSVLAPEHEPLALLFATKGADKFSDDLLQPSPFGLPAVRQAPVQLDCAAHARYPAGDHTILIGRVTGVRLGEGSPMVYCEREFRSLN, via the coding sequence ATGACCGATGCTCAGGATGTGATGGCGGCCGAGGTGACGCCCGAGGAGTTCCGGGACGCCATGGCGCGCTTTCCGTCGGGCGTGGTGGTGGTGACCGCACGCTGCGAGGACGGTACTCCGCGCGGTTTCACGGCCAGCTCCTTCTGCTCCGTCTCCCTGGAGCCGCCCCTGATCCTGGTGTGCCTCGCGGACGCGGCCGACTCGGCGGCGGTGTTCGCGCGCTGTGACCACTTCGCGGTGAGCGTGCTGGCGCCGGAGCACGAGCCGCTGGCCCTGCTGTTCGCCACCAAGGGCGCGGACAAGTTCTCCGACGACCTGCTCCAGCCGAGCCCCTTCGGTCTGCCGGCGGTGCGGCAGGCGCCCGTACAGCTGGACTGCGCCGCACACGCGCGTTACCCGGCCGGGGATCACACGATCCTGATCGGCCGGGTAACGGGAGTACGGCTGGGCGAGGGGTCGCCGATGGTGTACTGCGAGCGGGAGTTCCGAAGCCTGAACTGA
- a CDS encoding alpha/beta hydrolase produces MSELAYFTHDFDGERLSGVHTGASGRATAVLLHGAGTGSKDRLLPLVGEFAGQGCRALAFDFSGHGGSTGRLAELSLRRRFEQAVSVLDAHVPAEDPLILVGFSMSGQTVADLVRHHGTRVAAVGLCSPAVYSPDAWEVPFGDGRGRFTEILRTPDSWRASSALEAYRAYAGRAVLAVPGADAVIPPAVTAAVQDALSTRAEYSRFELPGAEHRLGLWFRDHPEDRREFVSRLLAPSAEREPLESLPA; encoded by the coding sequence ATGAGCGAACTGGCGTACTTCACCCACGACTTCGACGGCGAACGGCTCAGCGGCGTGCACACCGGTGCGTCCGGCAGGGCCACCGCGGTGCTGCTGCACGGCGCGGGCACCGGCAGCAAGGACCGCCTCCTGCCGCTGGTCGGCGAGTTCGCCGGGCAGGGCTGCCGCGCCCTGGCCTTCGACTTCTCCGGGCACGGCGGGAGCACGGGAAGACTCGCTGAGCTGAGCCTGCGCCGCCGGTTCGAGCAGGCGGTGTCGGTGCTCGACGCGCACGTCCCGGCGGAGGACCCGCTGATTCTGGTCGGGTTCAGCATGAGCGGACAGACCGTCGCCGATCTCGTACGGCACCACGGCACGCGGGTGGCGGCCGTCGGCCTGTGCTCCCCCGCCGTCTACTCCCCCGATGCCTGGGAGGTGCCCTTCGGGGACGGCCGGGGCCGGTTCACCGAGATCCTGCGCACTCCGGACAGCTGGCGGGCCTCGTCCGCGCTGGAGGCGTACCGGGCGTACGCGGGCCGGGCGGTGCTGGCGGTGCCGGGCGCCGACGCGGTGATTCCGCCGGCGGTGACCGCGGCCGTACAGGACGCGCTCTCGACGCGGGCCGAGTACTCCCGCTTCGAACTACCTGGAGCCGAGCACCGGTTGGGGCTGTGGTTCCGCGACCACCCGGAGGACCGGCGGGAGTTCGTGAGCCGTCTGCTGGCCCCGTCGGCCGAACGGGAGCCGCTGGAGTCCCTTCCGGCGTGA
- a CDS encoding winged helix-turn-helix domain-containing protein has product MATTRSLSPASASTLTAPARHRLRAVDRDEVVDVADLLPPGATWLPAPQHTLPALPGQPPMVGYLVLVPADQRPPFLPVAVPDQGDQPERAPGTGPEPLVRIDPVRRTASVEGRELDLTYLEFELLAHLVAHPHRVHTRDQLVTTVWGYGHVGDGRTVDVHIARLRRKLGAEHRQTIQTVRRVGYKYTPPTGR; this is encoded by the coding sequence ATGGCGACCACTCGTTCTCTCTCCCCCGCCTCCGCCTCCACTCTCACCGCCCCCGCCCGGCACCGGCTGCGCGCCGTCGACCGGGACGAGGTGGTCGACGTCGCGGACCTGCTGCCGCCGGGCGCCACCTGGCTGCCCGCGCCGCAGCACACCCTGCCGGCCCTGCCCGGACAGCCCCCGATGGTCGGCTACCTGGTGCTGGTCCCGGCCGACCAGCGGCCCCCGTTCCTGCCGGTCGCGGTGCCGGACCAGGGGGACCAGCCGGAGCGGGCGCCCGGGACGGGCCCCGAGCCGCTGGTACGGATCGACCCCGTGCGCCGCACCGCCAGCGTCGAGGGCCGTGAACTCGACCTCACCTACCTGGAGTTCGAGCTGCTGGCGCACCTGGTGGCCCATCCGCACCGGGTGCACACCCGCGACCAGCTGGTCACCACGGTGTGGGGGTACGGCCATGTCGGCGACGGCCGGACCGTCGACGTGCACATCGCCCGGCTGCGCCGCAAGCTGGGCGCCGAGCACCGCCAGACGATCCAGACGGTGCGCCGGGTCGGCTACAAGTACACCCCGCCGACCGGCCGCTGA
- a CDS encoding DUF4191 domain-containing protein, translated as MARKETAADAANAGRLKQIALTYKMTSKVDKKIGLVLGAVGLGTLAVFLVIGFLIGHPVYLGIFGLLIALLATAIVFGRRAERAAFGQMEGQPGAAAAVLDNIGRGWTTTPAVAMNRSQDVVHRAVGKAGIVLVAEGNPNRVKSLLAAEKKKMNRIVADVPVHDVIVGNGEGQVELKKLRTTLLKFPRVLTGPQVTATNDRLRALGDLMSNMPLPKGPMPKGMRMPKGR; from the coding sequence ATGGCGAGGAAGGAAACCGCGGCGGACGCCGCGAACGCAGGGCGACTGAAGCAGATCGCCCTCACCTACAAGATGACCAGCAAGGTCGACAAGAAGATCGGCCTTGTACTCGGGGCCGTCGGTCTCGGCACCCTCGCTGTCTTCCTTGTGATCGGCTTCTTGATCGGGCACCCGGTCTACCTGGGCATCTTCGGCCTGCTGATCGCTCTGCTGGCGACGGCGATCGTGTTCGGCCGCCGGGCCGAGCGTGCCGCGTTCGGCCAGATGGAGGGCCAGCCGGGCGCCGCGGCGGCCGTGCTCGACAACATCGGCCGGGGCTGGACGACGACTCCCGCGGTGGCGATGAACCGCAGCCAGGACGTGGTGCACCGGGCGGTCGGCAAGGCCGGCATCGTGCTGGTCGCCGAGGGCAACCCGAACCGGGTCAAGAGCCTGCTGGCCGCCGAGAAGAAGAAGATGAACCGCATCGTGGCGGACGTGCCGGTGCACGACGTGATCGTCGGCAACGGCGAGGGCCAGGTCGAGCTGAAGAAGCTGCGCACCACCCTGCTGAAGTTCCCGCGCGTGCTCACCGGTCCCCAGGTGACGGCCACCAACGACCGGTTGCGGGCCCTGGGCGACCTGATGAGCAACATGCCGCTGCCGAAGGGCCCGATGCCCAAGGGCATGCGGATGCCGAAGGGCCGCTGA
- the glnA gene encoding type I glutamate--ammonia ligase, translating into MFQNADEAKKFIADEDVKFIDVRFCDLPGVMQHFTVPVEAFDPDEELAFDGSSIRGFQAIHESDMALRADLSTARVDPFRRDKTLNINFFIHDPITGEQYSRDPRNVAKKAEAYLASTGIADTAYFGPEAEFYVFDSVRFATSANESFYHIDSEAGAWNTGALEDNRGYKVRYKGGYFPVPPVDHFADLRAEISLELEKAGLKVERQHHEVGTAGQAEINYKFNTLLAAADDLQLFKYIVKNVAWRNGKTATFMPKPIFGDNGSGMHVHQSLWANGDPLFYDEAGYAGLSDTARYYIGGILKHAPSLLAFTNPTVNSYHRLVPGFEAPINLVYSQRNRSAAMRIPITGSNPKAKRVEFRAPDSSGNPYLAFSALLLAGLDGIKNKIEPAEPIDKDLYELAPEEHANVAQVPTSLGAVLDALEADHEFLLQGDVFTSDLIETWIDFKRTNEIAPLQLRPHPHEFELYFDV; encoded by the coding sequence ATGTTCCAGAACGCCGACGAGGCCAAGAAGTTCATCGCGGACGAGGACGTCAAGTTCATCGACGTCCGCTTCTGCGACCTGCCGGGCGTCATGCAGCACTTCACGGTGCCCGTTGAGGCGTTCGACCCGGACGAGGAGCTCGCCTTCGACGGATCGTCGATCCGTGGTTTCCAGGCGATCCACGAGTCCGACATGGCCCTGCGCGCCGACCTGTCCACCGCCCGTGTGGACCCGTTCCGTCGTGACAAGACCCTCAACATCAACTTCTTCATCCACGACCCGATCACGGGCGAGCAGTACTCCCGTGACCCGCGCAACGTGGCGAAGAAGGCCGAGGCCTACCTCGCGTCGACCGGTATCGCGGACACCGCCTACTTCGGTCCCGAGGCCGAGTTCTACGTCTTCGACAGCGTGCGTTTCGCCACGTCCGCGAACGAGTCCTTCTACCACATCGACTCCGAGGCGGGCGCCTGGAACACCGGTGCGCTGGAGGACAACCGCGGTTACAAGGTCCGTTACAAGGGCGGCTACTTCCCGGTCCCGCCGGTCGACCACTTCGCCGACCTGCGCGCCGAGATCTCCCTGGAGCTGGAGAAGGCCGGCCTGAAGGTCGAGCGCCAGCACCACGAGGTGGGCACCGCCGGCCAGGCGGAGATCAACTACAAGTTCAACACGCTGCTCGCCGCCGCCGACGACCTGCAGCTGTTCAAGTACATCGTGAAGAACGTCGCCTGGCGCAACGGCAAGACGGCGACCTTCATGCCGAAGCCGATCTTCGGTGACAACGGCTCGGGCATGCACGTCCACCAGTCGCTGTGGGCGAACGGCGACCCGCTGTTCTACGACGAGGCCGGCTACGCGGGCCTGTCGGACACCGCCCGCTACTACATCGGCGGCATCCTCAAGCACGCCCCGTCGCTGCTGGCCTTCACCAACCCGACGGTGAACTCGTACCACCGTCTGGTTCCGGGCTTCGAGGCGCCGATCAACCTGGTGTACTCGCAGCGCAACCGCTCCGCGGCCATGCGTATCCCGATCACGGGCTCCAACCCGAAGGCCAAGCGCGTGGAGTTCCGCGCCCCGGACTCCTCCGGCAACCCGTACCTGGCCTTCTCCGCCCTGCTGCTGGCGGGTCTGGACGGCATCAAGAACAAGATCGAGCCGGCCGAGCCGATCGACAAGGACCTGTACGAGCTGGCTCCGGAGGAGCACGCGAACGTCGCCCAGGTCCCGACCTCCCTCGGCGCCGTCCTCGACGCCCTCGAGGCCGACCACGAGTTCCTCCTCCAGGGCGACGTGTTCACGTCCGACCTGATCGAGACGTGGATCGACTTCAAGCGCACCAACGAGATCGCGCCGCTGCAGCTGCGTCCGCACCCGCACGAGTTCGAGCTCTACTTCGACGTGTGA
- a CDS encoding NAD-dependent epimerase/dehydratase family protein codes for MRLLVLGGTEFVGRAVVEAALGRGWEVTVFHRGRHQPPPGVRSLHGDRTAPDGLAALAADAGSWDAVIDTWSAEPRAVLAAARLLRGRAGRYAYVSSRSVYAWPWPSLDGPDDAGALVEGAADAGPADYASDKRGGELAAVEAFGAADSLLVRAGLILGPYENVGRLPWWLTRIARGGPVLAPGPRELPVQFVDARDLAGWLLGAVEQGLGGPYDLIGPPGHSTMGELLDECVRVTGSGAELRWTDPQAVLAAGIEPWTDLPVWVPPDSELYACAHRTDVSRALATGLVCRPPRETVADTWRWLTELGGTAPVRPDRTAKGVDPEVEARLLAAAGGVPGTTPREGTSHP; via the coding sequence ATGAGACTTCTGGTGCTGGGCGGTACGGAATTCGTGGGGCGGGCGGTCGTCGAGGCCGCGCTGGGGCGGGGCTGGGAGGTGACCGTCTTCCACCGCGGACGGCACCAGCCCCCGCCCGGGGTGCGGTCGTTGCACGGCGACCGCACCGCCCCGGACGGCCTCGCCGCACTGGCCGCCGACGCGGGCTCCTGGGACGCCGTGATCGACACCTGGTCGGCCGAGCCGCGTGCCGTGCTCGCCGCGGCACGGCTGCTGCGGGGCCGTGCCGGGCGGTACGCGTACGTCTCCAGCCGGTCGGTGTACGCCTGGCCCTGGCCCTCGCTGGACGGGCCCGACGACGCCGGGGCGCTGGTCGAGGGCGCCGCCGACGCCGGGCCGGCCGACTACGCCAGCGACAAGCGGGGCGGCGAACTGGCCGCCGTCGAGGCGTTCGGCGCGGCGGACTCGCTGCTGGTGCGGGCCGGGCTGATCCTCGGGCCGTACGAGAACGTGGGCCGGCTGCCCTGGTGGCTGACCCGGATCGCCCGCGGCGGCCCGGTCCTGGCCCCCGGGCCGCGCGAGCTGCCGGTGCAGTTCGTCGACGCCCGCGACCTGGCCGGCTGGCTCCTCGGCGCGGTGGAACAGGGGCTCGGCGGCCCGTACGACCTGATCGGACCGCCGGGCCACAGCACCATGGGCGAGTTGCTCGACGAGTGCGTCCGGGTCACCGGCTCGGGCGCCGAGCTGCGCTGGACCGATCCGCAGGCCGTCCTGGCCGCCGGGATCGAGCCGTGGACGGACCTGCCGGTGTGGGTGCCGCCGGACAGCGAGCTGTACGCGTGCGCGCACCGCACCGACGTGTCCCGGGCGCTGGCCACCGGCCTGGTGTGCCGGCCGCCCCGGGAGACCGTCGCGGACACCTGGCGCTGGCTCACGGAGCTCGGCGGCACGGCGCCGGTGCGGCCGGACCGCACGGCCAAGGGCGTCGATCCGGAGGTGGAGGCGAGGCTGCTGGCCGCGGCCGGCGGTGTACCTGGTACCACCCCCCGGGAGGGGACCTCGCACCCGTGA
- a CDS encoding RDD family protein has product MDNRQALGSWLSGPRAAMEEAGADFGYRGERLGLPQEGPNSVAGPGRRLGALAVDWGLSVLIAYGLITNGYRVPATSNWALGVFFVMSVLTVGTIGFTPGKRLFGIRVVALETGTVHPLRSLLRTVLLCLAVPALIWDRDGRGLHDRLAKTVEVRV; this is encoded by the coding sequence GTGGACAACAGGCAAGCACTCGGATCGTGGCTCTCCGGGCCCCGCGCGGCCATGGAGGAGGCCGGTGCGGACTTCGGCTACCGGGGTGAGCGGCTCGGTCTCCCGCAGGAGGGGCCGAACTCCGTCGCGGGCCCGGGACGGCGCCTCGGCGCGCTGGCCGTGGACTGGGGGCTGAGCGTCCTGATCGCATACGGCCTGATCACGAACGGCTACCGGGTGCCTGCGACGAGCAACTGGGCGCTCGGCGTCTTCTTCGTCATGAGCGTCCTGACCGTCGGCACGATCGGCTTCACGCCGGGCAAGCGGCTCTTCGGCATCCGGGTGGTCGCCCTGGAGACCGGCACGGTCCATCCGCTGCGGTCGCTGCTGCGGACGGTCCTGCTGTGCCTCGCGGTCCCGGCGCTGATCTGGGACCGGGACGGCCGCGGGCTGCACGACCGGCTGGCGAAGACCGTGGAGGTCCGTGTCTGA
- a CDS encoding SCO2583/SCO2584 N-terminal domain-containing protein, translating into MTEQDDWEREFDHRWANSAEHKEPSARARMLAARWKDTPPDPAPFRADPAPAPRRASWASTGVVVGAVLAVMVLIGLLQFGVSR; encoded by the coding sequence ATGACGGAACAGGACGACTGGGAGCGCGAGTTCGATCACCGCTGGGCGAATTCCGCCGAGCACAAGGAGCCCTCGGCCCGGGCCCGTATGCTCGCCGCGCGCTGGAAGGACACCCCGCCGGACCCGGCGCCCTTCCGCGCCGACCCCGCGCCGGCGCCGCGCCGGGCGTCGTGGGCCTCGACGGGCGTGGTCGTCGGCGCCGTCCTCGCGGTCATGGTGCTGATCGGGCTGCTCCAGTTCGGCGTGTCGCGCTAG